Proteins encoded by one window of Candidatus Nitrosocosmicus hydrocola:
- a CDS encoding tetratricopeptide repeat protein, which yields MFKTIAGFVRKTKKIDKRYADTFQSKQDDKQTYLEELVKHGEWEASKNKLEDALKTFDYVIKEDPNNDIAYGDKALILEKMGRLDDSLELSSKALEINPKNTVVWHNRGLTLVKKKLYDDAIICFDKAISLEENYAKAWYNKGRCLEIQEKPENAQECLTKARKLDPFLFSKIKFRS from the coding sequence ATGTTTAAAACAATAGCGGGTTTTGTGAGGAAAACAAAGAAAATTGATAAAAGGTATGCAGATACGTTTCAATCGAAACAAGATGATAAACAAACCTATTTAGAGGAACTAGTTAAGCATGGGGAATGGGAAGCTAGCAAGAATAAACTTGAAGATGCCCTTAAGACATTTGATTATGTTATAAAAGAAGACCCGAATAATGATATTGCTTATGGAGACAAGGCCTTGATACTTGAAAAAATGGGGAGATTGGACGATTCCCTAGAATTGTCATCAAAGGCTCTAGAAATAAATCCAAAAAACACCGTGGTTTGGCATAACAGGGGCTTGACCTTGGTCAAAAAGAAACTATATGATGATGCAATTATTTGCTTTGATAAAGCAATATCGCTGGAGGAAAATTATGCTAAAGCTTGGTATAATAAAGGGCGTTGTTTAGAAATCCAGGAAAAACCAGAAAATGCTCAAGAATGTTTGACAAAGGCAAGGAAGTTAGACCCGTTCTTGTTCTCAAAGATTAAGTTTAGATCTTAA
- the hsp20 gene encoding archaeal heat shock protein Hsp20 — translation MQEEMERIFNQFNEVNYNPPKELVREYRTQDGNKVREIGPIVFGYSMTIGPDGRPTIREFGNVKRNKLLQGNDSANTIVGEVGPRIRGEREPLADVNLAEKEVKVILEMPGVKKEDIKLSLSENTLEIYTSDAQRKYRKTIEIPPEADTETTKSTYTNGILEITFSKKSIPRTKGREINIE, via the coding sequence ATACAGGAGGAAATGGAAAGAATTTTTAATCAATTCAATGAGGTAAATTATAATCCTCCTAAAGAATTAGTTAGAGAATATCGAACACAAGATGGAAATAAGGTTAGAGAAATCGGCCCGATTGTTTTTGGGTACTCAATGACTATTGGGCCAGATGGCAGACCGACTATCAGAGAGTTTGGAAATGTTAAAAGAAATAAACTTTTACAAGGTAACGACAGTGCAAATACCATTGTTGGGGAAGTAGGACCACGTATAAGAGGAGAAAGAGAACCTCTTGCGGATGTTAACTTGGCAGAAAAAGAAGTAAAAGTAATATTAGAAATGCCGGGTGTCAAAAAAGAAGATATTAAACTCAGCTTGTCTGAAAACACTTTGGAGATTTATACAAGTGACGCCCAAAGAAAATACAGAAAAACGATAGAAATTCCTCCTGAGGCAGACACAGAAACGACAAAATCCACTTATACCAATGGAATATTAGAAATAACTTTTAGCAAAAAGAGCATTCCCAGAACTAAAGGAAGAGAAATCAACATTGAATGA
- a CDS encoding cupin domain-containing protein, protein MNDHTNSSWIFDLDGIKPQTDSKFGGVTRMDANNFPILNGMAGSLLRLKKGGIQVPHWHVNSAELNYCLSGKANMTIYGNAQKVAFTVNAGQLTFIPKGYWHDIENVGQEDLKVILIHDIERPTDISLASSAHSLPKEILNSIFGLSSTGFFNQLEYKEINDEIVGTNRLNLSDSGLKYATSSESLSNPYTINLGATEPQIQTSGGIARLGSTPYFPILQGLSVFVLDLEPRGIIEPHTHPNAGELNYVIDGKVRFTILGPKNEIETNEMKKGQVFFVPAGYFHYLENSDDSNRGTVASFFSNESPQFIGLVGGMSSYSNEVLGAVFNKDTEYFNDLPRLVKNVLIAAGIR, encoded by the coding sequence ATGAATGATCATACAAATTCATCTTGGATATTTGATTTAGATGGAATAAAACCTCAAACTGATAGCAAGTTTGGTGGAGTGACCCGAATGGATGCAAATAACTTTCCAATATTAAATGGGATGGCTGGCTCATTGCTGAGATTAAAAAAAGGGGGCATTCAAGTTCCCCACTGGCATGTGAATTCGGCTGAATTGAATTATTGTTTATCGGGAAAAGCCAATATGACTATTTATGGAAATGCTCAAAAGGTTGCTTTTACTGTGAATGCGGGTCAATTGACATTTATACCAAAAGGTTATTGGCATGACATCGAAAATGTTGGACAGGAAGACTTGAAAGTAATTTTAATACATGACATTGAACGTCCTACAGACATAAGTTTGGCCTCATCTGCTCATTCCTTGCCGAAGGAGATTTTAAATAGCATTTTTGGTCTAAGTTCGACTGGATTTTTCAATCAATTAGAATATAAGGAAATTAATGATGAAATAGTAGGTACAAATCGATTAAATTTATCTGATAGTGGTCTTAAATATGCAACAAGTAGTGAAAGTTTATCCAATCCGTATACGATAAATCTCGGGGCTACGGAGCCGCAAATTCAAACTTCTGGGGGTATAGCTAGACTTGGAAGTACTCCCTATTTTCCTATTCTACAGGGGCTGTCAGTTTTTGTACTCGATTTGGAACCAAGAGGGATTATCGAACCACATACCCATCCAAATGCAGGAGAATTAAACTACGTAATTGATGGAAAAGTACGTTTTACTATTCTTGGACCTAAAAATGAGATTGAGACAAATGAGATGAAAAAAGGCCAAGTTTTCTTCGTCCCAGCAGGATATTTTCACTACCTGGAAAACTCTGACGATTCAAATCGAGGTACCGTAGCTTCCTTTTTTAGTAATGAAAGTCCTCAATTCATAGGGCTTGTTGGAGGAATGAGTTCATATTCAAATGAGGTACTGGGGGCGGTATTTAACAAAGATACAGAATACTTTAATGATTTACCTCGTTTGGTGAAAAATGTATTGATTGCGGCTGGGATTAGATAA
- a CDS encoding TetR/AcrR family transcriptional regulator produces the protein MCPKVTSQHREEIRVRILHSAVECFSKNGFDRTRMDEISLSADVSKGTLYNYFNSKEELFHALCDDSLELLKIQLDTLFTSSKNDLISNAELFYENFQKIQKEGTALVFFEALSESTRNPKLQKILIKHRLKIFKVVENYLQLQIDKGFLKEDSSLEYLAAGLVSLFDGITAGSLLGIPEDFNKKIWAVTIRTILSKLE, from the coding sequence ATGTGTCCAAAAGTAACCTCTCAACACCGAGAAGAAATCCGGGTAAGAATTCTCCATTCTGCAGTGGAGTGTTTTTCAAAGAATGGTTTTGACAGGACGAGGATGGATGAGATATCCTTATCCGCCGATGTTAGTAAGGGTACTTTGTATAATTATTTCAATAGTAAAGAAGAACTTTTCCATGCCTTATGTGATGACAGTCTCGAATTATTGAAAATTCAGCTGGACACATTATTTACTAGCAGTAAAAATGATCTAATTTCTAATGCTGAGTTGTTCTACGAAAATTTTCAGAAAATTCAGAAGGAAGGGACTGCTCTCGTTTTCTTTGAAGCTTTATCAGAATCTACTCGCAATCCGAAGTTGCAAAAAATCTTGATTAAACATAGATTGAAAATTTTTAAAGTAGTGGAGAATTATTTACAACTACAAATAGACAAAGGGTTTTTGAAAGAGGATTCTAGTCTTGAATATCTTGCTGCTGGGCTTGTATCTTTATTTGATGGTATAACCGCTGGAAGCTTACTAGGGATTCCTGAGGATTTTAACAAAAAGATATGGGCTGTGACCATCAGAACAATCTTGTCGAAGCTCGAATAA
- a CDS encoding NAD(P)-binding domain-containing protein produces MNSQAEKDVRALDEMRFELFRHNNSNKEINHFTPKSKIIQNNHNFSFKPSKVVVIGLGQLGLPVAKYVKEHGFETFGYDINQKTMQSAEANYGIKQATNFSDFDVLIICVSTHRPDDMFSPQVDGLMSVVEKISREAKTGALISIESTIPKGTSKRVFEKLDHRLHVVHAPHRWYALEEEIHGVNQLRIVGGVSNCCLQHGLNFYDGKTNKNREEKNKIKEATISNSVDTNHPSTVISSNKIMDFMDNTEYRISADPFKEDNDHYEGIEIKQSLDIPMHPVSSVEVAELTKIVENAHRYLQIAFAEELYLYCKSNGISFSELRESLNTKWNVEVLEPRDGIGGHCLPKDTRMFINSSNTIKSKILQAAMEIDEDYREYRKKMDSEIRVPVT; encoded by the coding sequence ATGAATTCACAGGCAGAAAAAGATGTTCGAGCTTTGGACGAGATGCGTTTTGAGCTATTCAGACATAATAATAGTAATAAAGAAATTAATCATTTTACTCCTAAAAGTAAAATCATCCAAAATAATCACAATTTCTCCTTTAAGCCAAGCAAGGTAGTTGTTATCGGCCTTGGCCAACTTGGTCTTCCAGTTGCAAAATATGTTAAGGAACATGGTTTTGAGACTTTTGGATATGATATCAACCAAAAAACCATGCAGTCAGCTGAAGCCAACTACGGAATTAAACAAGCTACAAACTTTAGTGACTTTGATGTACTAATAATCTGTGTATCAACACACAGACCAGATGACATGTTTTCACCACAAGTAGATGGTCTTATGTCTGTGGTAGAAAAGATATCAAGAGAAGCAAAGACTGGTGCACTAATATCAATTGAAAGTACAATACCAAAAGGTACATCTAAGAGAGTCTTTGAGAAATTAGATCACCGACTCCATGTAGTACATGCACCTCACAGATGGTATGCATTAGAAGAAGAAATTCACGGCGTTAATCAATTACGCATAGTTGGTGGTGTAAGCAACTGTTGTTTGCAACATGGTCTGAACTTTTATGATGGCAAGACAAACAAGAATAGGGAAGAAAAAAACAAGATAAAGGAGGCTACTATTTCTAATTCTGTCGATACGAACCATCCGTCGACCGTAATATCCTCGAATAAAATTATGGACTTTATGGACAATACTGAATATAGAATCAGTGCAGATCCATTCAAGGAAGATAATGACCATTATGAAGGTATCGAGATAAAACAAAGCTTAGATATACCAATGCACCCAGTCTCTTCAGTTGAAGTAGCCGAGCTAACAAAGATAGTTGAAAATGCACACAGATATCTACAGATAGCATTTGCAGAAGAGCTGTACCTCTACTGTAAGTCAAATGGCATTAGTTTCTCAGAATTAAGAGAGTCTCTTAACACCAAATGGAATGTTGAAGTGCTAGAGCCTAGAGACGGAATAGGAGGTCACTGTCTACCCAAAGATACAAGGATGTTTATCAATTCATCTAATACAATAAAGAGCAAAATATTACAAGCAGCGATGGAAATAGATGAAGACTATAGAGAATATAGAAAAAAAATGGACAGTGAAATTAGAGTACCAGTAACCTGA
- a CDS encoding PUA domain-containing protein, translating to MSKKDTDRILKILEKGWEKVSIPKVKNVKIFEIEENKSILVIDSMVAVFTTADSILPFLGKTEILDKFPSVTVDSGSIRFICNGAKVLRPGIVDFDSFKKDEIVGVKDEKFKKYLAVGLALEDSDRAQTMNKGQIINNLHYVGDKFWNTYKEISFRI from the coding sequence ATGTCCAAGAAAGATACGGATCGAATTTTGAAAATTCTTGAAAAGGGTTGGGAAAAAGTATCCATACCAAAAGTAAAGAATGTAAAAATATTTGAAATCGAAGAAAATAAGAGTATCTTAGTCATTGATAGCATGGTCGCTGTTTTCACAACCGCTGATTCCATATTACCATTCTTGGGAAAAACTGAAATTCTTGATAAATTCCCATCTGTTACCGTAGATTCAGGGTCGATTAGATTTATTTGTAATGGTGCAAAGGTTTTAAGGCCAGGTATTGTCGATTTTGACTCCTTTAAAAAGGATGAAATAGTCGGAGTAAAAGACGAAAAGTTTAAAAAATATTTAGCAGTCGGTCTAGCACTTGAGGATAGTGACCGAGCTCAGACCATGAATAAAGGGCAAATCATAAACAATCTGCATTATGTAGGAGACAAATTTTGGAATACATATAAGGAAATATCTTTTCGAATTTAG
- a CDS encoding O-methyltransferase → MPDSEFIAPHTKILNILDKLDSQSESERSGKVKISHDDSMLAITNDTGKFLNILLSAINCNRVLEIGTSVGYSTLWIALTLIQNQESLINLKRSILTIENSPSKIKRARKNFEDAGVTDMVEIVEGNAFEILAELPEKIKNDSIWGNKLFDFVFIDADKENLVRYFDLVIPLVRKGGLIVTDNILLPEDYRSSMIEYVNHVRKKKNIQSVTVPIGYGEEVSLKLN, encoded by the coding sequence ATGCCAGATTCTGAATTCATAGCGCCTCATACCAAAATTCTCAACATTCTAGATAAGCTAGATTCACAATCAGAATCTGAACGATCTGGTAAGGTAAAAATCTCTCATGATGATTCGATGCTAGCAATTACAAATGATACAGGAAAATTCCTAAACATCTTACTTTCGGCTATTAACTGTAACAGGGTTTTAGAGATTGGAACATCCGTTGGATATTCGACACTTTGGATAGCCCTCACGCTCATACAGAATCAAGAGAGCCTAATCAATTTGAAAAGAAGTATTCTCACTATAGAAAATAGTCCTTCTAAGATAAAGAGAGCGAGGAAGAATTTTGAAGACGCAGGTGTAACGGACATGGTAGAAATAGTCGAAGGTAATGCATTCGAGATTCTTGCCGAACTCCCAGAAAAAATCAAAAATGATTCAATTTGGGGTAACAAATTATTTGACTTTGTATTTATAGATGCGGATAAAGAAAATTTGGTGAGATATTTTGATTTAGTGATACCATTGGTCCGGAAAGGAGGACTAATCGTGACGGATAATATATTGCTTCCAGAAGACTATAGGTCATCGATGATAGAATATGTAAATCATGTTCGCAAAAAGAAGAACATCCAGTCAGTAACGGTTCCTATAGGTTATGGAGAAGAGGTTAGTCTAAAACTGAATTGA
- a CDS encoding ATP-binding protein, with protein MELKVHPSFFREFATKTWISPYEIVRELIENAFDEDATNVIVTLLNNGNIIIEDNAGMNSDSMDKFLILGSPHKAEETLSPNLKRLRTGRYGTGRLSFLTSFDQMKIKTRRDGFSKSIVIDGNTLEELINGRAKLSELKEPKLNRNGTEILLKGSKISVDINKLAKEIKKLSILKYPLFDVYIKSAEDFREWDLTNSQVIRSPDIQGYKLNVSLDNPQVTGEIVIARRPLGADEKGIAIMVGNHVVLRSTFGFENKLSRVTGYVKCDALTSRFADKSALIENDIYNNFNQNVKTFIVDQVLPSLTEYEDVLITREESKIYKEIDKVMGQAVLETLEPGEEIQGFESVEITSHQLEDGGLGGGGGGETNSLNDADLPRENRNDFSSGDSDRDYHTGLKEGEDKKTSQFDIENASKSNSSIHPTLASQSMANTDPNNSRNEEKWNSQNGNKYPNTSYVDQDSINYDSQFPSAVGASGAAYEGNLIKKTVRKPILKKTFTLKKIGYKVVPYEDETDPRYSFTNENIVFVNKAHSTYKVEAERGDEFLFRHITNIVAEVVVGSKYPEAKDILEIQNKLISEAIKIHDYSMLKK; from the coding sequence ATGGAATTAAAGGTTCACCCATCATTTTTTAGAGAGTTTGCCACAAAAACTTGGATTTCTCCCTATGAAATTGTACGTGAATTAATTGAAAACGCCTTTGATGAAGATGCTACAAACGTCATAGTTACATTATTGAATAATGGAAATATCATAATTGAAGATAATGCAGGAATGAATTCGGACTCTATGGATAAGTTTTTGATTTTGGGTTCTCCACATAAGGCTGAAGAAACTTTATCACCAAACCTAAAAAGATTGAGGACCGGAAGATATGGTACTGGTAGATTGTCATTTTTGACTTCTTTTGATCAGATGAAAATAAAGACTCGCAGGGATGGCTTTAGCAAATCAATTGTCATTGATGGAAATACTTTGGAGGAATTAATTAATGGACGTGCAAAGTTGAGTGAGCTCAAGGAACCAAAACTAAATAGGAATGGTACTGAAATCCTATTAAAAGGTTCAAAAATTTCCGTCGATATAAACAAACTTGCAAAAGAGATCAAGAAACTATCGATTCTAAAATATCCATTATTTGATGTATATATCAAATCTGCAGAAGATTTTAGAGAATGGGACTTGACTAATTCACAGGTAATTCGATCTCCGGATATTCAAGGATACAAACTTAATGTTAGTTTAGACAATCCACAGGTAACAGGAGAAATCGTAATTGCAAGAAGGCCTTTGGGAGCTGATGAAAAAGGTATAGCAATAATGGTTGGTAATCACGTTGTTTTGAGAAGTACTTTTGGATTTGAAAATAAGTTAAGCAGAGTCACGGGATATGTCAAATGTGATGCCTTAACATCAAGATTCGCCGACAAATCAGCGTTAATCGAAAATGATATCTATAATAATTTTAATCAAAATGTAAAAACATTCATTGTAGATCAAGTCCTTCCAAGTCTAACTGAATACGAGGATGTTCTAATCACTAGAGAAGAGTCTAAAATTTATAAAGAAATAGACAAAGTTATGGGCCAGGCTGTATTGGAGACTCTAGAACCCGGAGAGGAAATACAAGGCTTTGAGTCAGTAGAGATAACGTCACATCAACTCGAGGATGGAGGACTAGGAGGAGGAGGAGGAGGAGAAACTAATTCTCTCAATGATGCAGACCTACCTAGAGAAAATAGGAATGATTTTTCGTCTGGAGATTCGGATAGGGATTATCACACGGGACTAAAAGAAGGAGAAGATAAGAAAACCAGTCAATTTGACATAGAGAATGCTTCTAAATCCAATAGTTCAATTCATCCTACTCTCGCTTCACAATCTATGGCAAATACTGATCCAAACAATTCAAGAAATGAAGAAAAATGGAATAGCCAAAATGGGAATAAATATCCAAACACTAGTTATGTTGATCAAGATTCTATTAACTATGATAGCCAATTTCCCTCAGCCGTTGGAGCATCAGGAGCTGCCTATGAAGGCAACCTCATTAAAAAGACTGTTAGAAAGCCCATCCTGAAGAAAACATTTACTCTCAAAAAAATTGGATATAAGGTGGTTCCTTATGAAGATGAAACTGACCCTAGATACAGTTTCACAAATGAAAATATTGTTTTTGTAAACAAGGCTCACTCAACGTATAAGGTTGAGGCTGAAAGAGGAGATGAATTTCTCTTTAGACATATTACGAATATTGTTGCAGAAGTAGTGGTAGGATCAAAGTATCCAGAGGCTAAGGATATTTTGGAGATTCAAAACAAATTGATCTCTGAAGCAATAAAGATCCATGACTATTCAATGTTGAAAAAGTAA
- a CDS encoding proteasome subunit beta has translation MAFQFMPGATAVGITYNDGVLLAAEKRVSYGNFVVNKNTKKTFNVTDHVGAACAGMVADMQVLVRQVSALSKIRKLETRRNVEPNSVAKLMSVIMFERRYFPLLTQVVVGGVTTGKPEIYTLDPLGSVLPDRYAAVGTGAEMALGVMDAEFTENMDEEKATNLALKSIRSSIQRDSASGDGIDILIINKNGKSENSYPVQ, from the coding sequence ATGGCTTTTCAATTTATGCCCGGAGCAACAGCTGTCGGTATTACATATAATGATGGAGTACTTTTGGCTGCTGAGAAGAGAGTTTCATATGGCAATTTTGTAGTTAATAAGAATACTAAAAAGACCTTTAATGTTACTGATCATGTAGGTGCTGCATGTGCGGGCATGGTTGCAGATATGCAAGTTTTGGTTAGACAAGTAAGTGCATTATCAAAAATAAGAAAACTAGAGACTCGACGAAATGTTGAACCAAATTCAGTAGCAAAGTTGATGTCTGTGATAATGTTTGAAAGGAGATACTTCCCTCTCTTAACTCAAGTAGTAGTTGGCGGAGTAACAACTGGAAAACCTGAGATTTATACTCTAGATCCCTTAGGCTCCGTATTACCTGATAGATATGCAGCTGTAGGAACAGGTGCTGAAATGGCATTAGGAGTCATGGACGCAGAATTTACAGAGAACATGGACGAAGAAAAAGCTACTAACTTGGCATTAAAATCTATTCGATCATCCATTCAAAGAGATTCGGCTAGTGGGGATGGTATAGATATACTAATAATTAACAAAAATGGTAAAAGCGAAAACTCTTATCCAGTCCAATAA
- a CDS encoding MFS transporter, giving the protein MKDSKSVSPERIHESTWITLAILGSTILITMYGETMLLPAIGDIIKEFDISYSTSSWILTAYLISGAVMTPIAGKLSDIYGRKKMVLIIFIIYIIGIAIGGISNNIYMLILARVIQGIGISMFPIAFGIIRDQFPVSKIAIGVGIFSSMFAAGSVVGMAIGGTIIKNFGWQATFFTIIPIAIILWIVIRKRIRNDDHTQTIKEIDVEKEHEYSSGLGKVSEDIKMPRKQHIDIKGALSLAFSISAFLLTLTYFASINSESHEATSLDNIILVTLIALTIVSITSFVLIEKRAKEPLIPLNLITDKILLPSNIILLVFGITMFMVYQTIPILVTSPIPYGFGGDAIQSAMVQLPFMIVFLIFAPSSGFIVSKIGNFKPIIVGSILTSIGFASLFVLHQNELMIALNLVVISAGLSLTQVGAFNITLQHTPYQFSGVSIGISVVLVLMGSSIGPVIATTFMQTFQESAAGINLESYPSPLSYNLIFLSATIISIISFPCMILLKKRTLKTLASNLGNSDN; this is encoded by the coding sequence ATGAAAGATTCAAAGTCAGTGTCTCCAGAGAGAATACACGAGTCTACATGGATTACCCTTGCGATTTTGGGTTCTACCATTTTGATTACAATGTATGGCGAAACAATGTTGTTGCCCGCTATTGGTGACATAATAAAGGAGTTTGATATTTCTTACAGTACTTCATCTTGGATACTTACTGCCTACTTGATTTCAGGAGCTGTCATGACGCCTATTGCAGGAAAGTTATCTGACATTTACGGTAGAAAGAAAATGGTACTAATAATCTTCATAATCTATATTATTGGGATAGCCATAGGAGGGATTTCCAATAATATTTACATGTTAATTCTTGCTCGTGTAATACAAGGGATAGGAATATCGATGTTTCCAATTGCATTTGGGATTATCAGAGACCAATTTCCTGTTTCAAAGATTGCCATAGGAGTAGGTATTTTTAGTTCCATGTTTGCCGCGGGATCAGTTGTAGGCATGGCAATCGGAGGTACGATTATCAAAAACTTTGGATGGCAGGCCACATTTTTTACCATCATTCCAATTGCAATTATCCTTTGGATTGTAATTCGAAAGCGTATAAGAAATGATGATCATACACAGACTATCAAAGAAATAGATGTAGAAAAAGAACATGAATATTCTAGTGGATTAGGGAAAGTGTCGGAAGACATCAAAATGCCTAGAAAACAACACATTGACATAAAGGGAGCACTGTCATTGGCTTTTTCAATTTCTGCTTTTCTGTTAACACTTACTTATTTTGCAAGTATTAATAGTGAATCCCACGAGGCTACATCCCTTGATAATATTATTCTGGTAACACTAATTGCATTAACTATTGTTTCAATTACATCATTTGTATTGATTGAGAAAAGAGCAAAAGAACCGTTGATTCCCCTCAATTTGATTACAGACAAGATCTTACTTCCATCAAATATCATTTTGTTAGTTTTTGGTATTACTATGTTTATGGTATATCAAACAATACCAATATTAGTAACTAGTCCCATACCATACGGATTCGGCGGAGACGCTATACAAAGCGCAATGGTACAGCTACCATTCATGATAGTATTTTTAATATTTGCACCTTCATCCGGTTTCATTGTTTCAAAAATTGGAAACTTTAAACCAATTATTGTTGGAAGCATATTGACATCGATTGGGTTTGCTAGCTTGTTTGTCTTACATCAAAATGAACTGATGATTGCATTAAACTTAGTCGTAATATCTGCTGGTTTATCCCTTACTCAAGTGGGAGCTTTTAATATCACGTTACAACATACCCCCTATCAATTCAGCGGAGTCTCAATAGGTATTTCAGTGGTGTTGGTCCTGATGGGTAGTTCGATTGGCCCTGTAATAGCAACTACATTTATGCAGACATTCCAGGAATCCGCAGCTGGAATAAATTTAGAATCTTATCCATCTCCATTGTCCTATAATTTAATTTTCTTGTCTGCTACAATTATATCAATAATATCATTCCCATGTATGATACTTTTAAAAAAACGCACTTTGAAAACTTTGGCTAGCAACTTAGGCAATTCAGACAATTAA
- a CDS encoding gamma carbonic anhydrase family protein: protein MSLLPFKNKVPKINTDCFIALNSIIIGDVEIGSLSSVWFGTIIRGDVFHIRVGSNTNIQDNSVVHVTTNKYPTIIGNNVTIGHSVTLHGCSISDNSLIGIGSVVLDQCEIGEWSIIAAGSMVKPNTKVPSGKLWGGLPAKEIRDINDNEKEWIKELSKNYVELSKQYLSI from the coding sequence ATGTCTTTACTACCTTTTAAGAATAAAGTTCCAAAAATAAATACTGACTGTTTTATCGCACTAAATTCCATTATTATCGGGGATGTAGAAATAGGATCATTGTCATCTGTCTGGTTTGGGACTATAATAAGAGGAGATGTATTTCATATCCGTGTAGGGTCAAACACTAATATTCAGGATAATAGTGTAGTACATGTTACTACTAATAAATATCCTACAATAATTGGGAATAATGTAACAATCGGTCATTCCGTTACACTGCATGGATGTTCAATATCTGATAATTCATTAATTGGAATTGGGTCGGTTGTATTGGATCAATGTGAAATAGGGGAATGGTCAATAATAGCAGCGGGTTCGATGGTCAAGCCTAATACTAAAGTACCTTCAGGAAAATTATGGGGCGGACTTCCAGCAAAAGAGATCCGTGACATCAATGATAATGAAAAGGAATGGATAAAGGAATTATCAAAGAATTATGTGGAATTATCAAAACAATACTTGAGTATATAG
- a CDS encoding ParB/RepB/Spo0J family partition protein, with protein MKIKNIPVELIDVADENVRKNFSFGKDSSDNLMKEHLSKFELLQPVVVRFDNRTKRYKLLIGRRRFLSLHSKGEKEIPAVITKLKGPEAEAASLFENLIRKDLSPLEKASMVKKLVESTKSGITGVSKNYGLPKSTISEWLSILSLPGQLQERIENGEVTLYEGIKMARQSSEIQDKLAKMSSPELKEELFNLGIKRGAPKGLLTIRLVFNPAKDKDRNLWKKLEEKAKENSLDVNDLVKEIILNYLKKTK; from the coding sequence TTGAAGATCAAAAATATTCCTGTTGAATTAATCGACGTAGCGGATGAAAATGTTCGAAAGAATTTTTCTTTTGGAAAAGACTCTAGCGATAATTTAATGAAGGAACATTTGTCAAAATTTGAATTGCTTCAACCTGTGGTGGTTAGATTTGACAATCGTACCAAGAGATACAAATTACTCATTGGCAGAAGAAGATTCTTATCCCTTCATAGCAAGGGGGAAAAGGAGATCCCAGCAGTCATAACCAAATTAAAAGGACCAGAAGCCGAAGCTGCATCACTATTTGAGAATTTAATACGCAAGGACCTTTCACCATTAGAGAAGGCAAGTATGGTCAAGAAATTGGTGGAATCAACAAAATCAGGGATCACTGGAGTTTCCAAAAATTATGGTTTACCAAAAAGTACTATTAGCGAATGGTTAAGCATTCTCTCTCTTCCAGGACAATTGCAAGAAAGAATAGAGAATGGCGAGGTTACACTTTATGAGGGCATTAAGATGGCCAGACAATCATCTGAAATTCAAGATAAGTTGGCAAAGATGTCATCACCTGAACTTAAGGAAGAACTCTTTAATTTGGGAATAAAAAGGGGAGCTCCAAAAGGATTACTAACGATAAGACTCGTCTTTAATCCAGCTAAAGACAAAGACAGGAATCTATGGAAGAAGCTGGAAGAAAAGGCTAAAGAAAATAGTCTGGATGTAAATGATTTGGTAAAGGAAATAATTCTAAATTATCTAAAAAAAACAAAATAA